AAAATCCATGCGTTGCAATGTGCACCAATTCAAATTCAGGCGCCTCCACCGTGAAATTAGTTTCAGTTGCCCTATCTCCGGAATAATGTTTTGCGCTGATTTTTTTATTATTGGAAAGCTCGGTGATGGTATTAATTTCTGACAACGAACCGGGCAGATAAGCCCAAACTTCTTGTTGTTTATTTTTCCCTATAAATTGGATACCTCCAAACATCAACAAATTATTATGCTTATCAATTTGAGGATTTTTCATATCAGCAATTTGCGCAGTACTGCTAAGTTGTATTAAACTGAATTTAGCAGATAAATATTCCCCGTCAGCCGCGCGCATGGCAGCAAATGAAACCTTATGCAGCAATCCTGCAGGAGAGAAATAAATAGTTTTGATTCCGGTTAGTACTGATTCTATCGGTTGCCAAATAAGTTTATATAAATCAGCTTGCAGCATTTCATCTGTTCCATAAATTGAATTGATGTATTCCAAATTATTTCCGGGATATTTACCTAACACTTCCCCAAGTTCAATACCTGAGCACAAACTAATCAATAATGGTCTATTGCTTCCATTGAGGATTACCAATGCAAAATATCTAATTTCTCCTGCATCCTCATCACTATACCAATCTTTAAACGCAACAAATTCAATGGCGGCCTCACCGGGATTCAATTTGTTCATTACGTCAACAAAGTTGGTGGCGCCTGATGAATAATAATCAGTTCCGTCTAATTCATGCATGGCCATTTTTTTCTCCAATGAGTTGGCTTCTTTTTTTAAAGAATCAATCAATAAAATATTCTTTTGTTCAGCCATCTCCTTTTGAATTGATGTCCAATCAGCGTAATCTTTAATTAAAATACTATCTCCTGATGCTAGAATTCTATTCCTAAATTCAGAAACGGATTTGAGCAAAAATCCTTTATTCATCAATACGGTATTGTAAAAATGAATTGAGGCAGAATCAGTGTATTGATCAAGATGAATAAGTGCAGAAAAATAGAGTTCATAATCGTAGGCTAATGTTTGAAAGTACAATTCTTTCTCAGCCTCGGTGAGTAAATTGAAGTTGATTTCCATTGCCAGGTTATTGATAGCAATCACTTTTTCAAGACGCTGCAAAACTTGGGTAGAATCAGCCATTCTCATATCAACTGAATTACTCAATTTATATGCTTTAACAAGATGATCAGCATAATGTAAATCTTCAGCAAGTTCAAGATGTTGCTCTGCAAAATAATTTGCTGAATCAAGATTTCCGAAATCAACATATATTCTTGTCAAATGACTTAGAGCAGATATCTTGACGTCAGGGGCATTTCCGTCTTTACAAAACAATAACACGTTATTATAACAACTAACTGCTGAATCAATTTTATTGGTAAGTTGATACAATTCACCAAGATTCGTTAAAGTTCCGGTCATGCTGATGGTATCAAAAAGTGTTTCTTGTATAAGCAGCGCTTCTCTGAAATAGACAATGGCCTCATCAAATCTTTTTTGTTTGTTATACATAGCACCGACATTAGAAAGTGATATAGAAACTGTATGCGGATTTCCGTAAATTCTATTGAGTTCAATACTTTTAATCCCAGCCTGAATTGCTGCATCAAGATTTCCCTGTAAATAATAGAGATAGGATATATTGCTGTACGTAATTCCAATATTGGTAGAATCTCCAACTTCAATTGATTTGTTTATACTGGCTTCAAATTTTCTGATACTCTCAGTATAATTGCCAATTCTCAAATAATACAAGCCCAGATTTGAAAGAACAATTGCTTCACCTACTTTGTGACCTATTGACCTATAACAAATCAATGCTTTTTCAGAATAGTATTTGAATAGATCTAATTCACCATTTAACTCCACAATATAAGCCATCCATGCATAAGCTTCAGGTTTAATGGTAGAAAGATTATATTGTTCTGACATTGAAATTGTCTTTTCACACATCAGACGTGAACTATCTGCATCAAAATAGATATATTGCCCTATCAATGTCATATAACATGAGGTGCGCACAGAATCATCCTGAGTCACTTCAATCATTTTCCAAAGAGAATCTCTTATATCTTGTGCTCTGGAAAGAATTGAAAAATTAAATAAAATAACAATCGTGAAAAACCTCATTATCCGTCATTAATGAAGTAAATATAAAGAATGCAAGTGAAAACAGAATAGCTTGTTGCTTCTTAAAAATAATGAAACACTAAAATTGAAAGCAGAATTGCTGAAGTACTTTGTATCTATGAAAGCACATCCACCACTTTCACAAAGCGCTGGGTATAGTATCCATCAGAGAGTTTTGAGATTTTTACTCCGCCTCCGCGATAGGATGATGAGTGAATGAAAATCAAATCTTCTCCTCCATTATCAAAAACGATACCCACATGTCCAATGCTAGAACTTTGAGTGCCTTTGAATAAAATGATATCGCCGGTTTCAGCACATTCCTTTTCTTTTTTCACACCCAAATTACCCATAGCTGCACTAGAATGAGGTAATTTAATTCCGAATTTTTTGAATACATAAAGTACGAATCCTGAACAATCAAAACCATCTGTTGATTCTCCGCCCCACTTGTAGGGAGTTCCAACAAAATTTTCAGCATATACCACAATGCTATCACGCAGGTTATAGCTTACACAAAGTGAATCATTCTCATTGGAAAATCCAATAACCGAGAACAAAGCAATGCATGATGTGAGAAATAATTTCATAGTATAGATATTTCAGTTTGTTGGTGACAGCAATGAGTCGTGGTTCATTTATGCCGGTGCAAAAGTACCTCGTTCATGTGGTGTCACAAAATTTGAGGTGTGAAGAAATGTTAATTGCATTAATTGGTAGGGGCGAATGCGATTCGCTCCATGGTACAACGCCGTTAAATACACCTGATTTAAGATTTCATTCATTTCGAACATGAACTGCCTAAAACTGAAGTTATAGCAATTCAATACGGTTTCTGAATTGGTATTTATTACCTTTGCCTTATGCTTGAGAAAATTCAGAAAATAAATATTCTTCAACGAATTTGGATATTTATTATCGGCACAAAAAAACCAAATCTTTTGACACAAATTTCTGTGGCAATTGCCCTCTGCATCTGGTTCTATTTTTTCTCATGGAACCTGATGAGTTTTTTAAGTATGATTTTGATGGACACGCTTGATCATGCCAACGAACTAGAAATGGCTTTTAACCGTGTTGGCGGCAGGTATCAGTATTTTTTGCATGGCAATATTACCAATTGGATATTGATTCATGCCTTTATTCAGTTGATTCTTTCGGCAACATCACTCGTTGGTTTAATTCTAATCTGGCGACAAATAAAATCAGGATTCCTGCTCTACATTTTTTCTAACGCAGCAATCTACGTGGTCATGTTCTTTGTGATGGGACCAGCCTACATCTGGCATGAAACTTCATTGGTTGATTTTGTGCTTTTACTCATGATTACGCTCTACTTTCTAACCGGTTATTGGTTGTTTTACAGAAAATAGAACAGGACTTATTCAACCACCGCAATCATAGAAATTTCAAC
This genomic stretch from Crocinitomicaceae bacterium harbors:
- a CDS encoding efflux RND transporter permease subunit, with amino-acid sequence MLEKIQKINILQRIWIFIIGTKKPNLLTQISVAIALCIWFYFFSWNLMSFLSMILMDTLDHANELEMAFNRVGGRYQYFLHGNITNWILIHAFIQLILSATSLVGLILIWRQIKSGFLLYIFSNAAIYVVMFFVMGPAYIWHETSLVDFVLLLMITLYFLTGYWLFYRK
- a CDS encoding C40 family peptidase; translation: MKLFLTSCIALFSVIGFSNENDSLCVSYNLRDSIVVYAENFVGTPYKWGGESTDGFDCSGFVLYVFKKFGIKLPHSSAAMGNLGVKKEKECAETGDIILFKGTQSSSIGHVGIVFDNGGEDLIFIHSSSYRGGGVKISKLSDGYYTQRFVKVVDVLS
- a CDS encoding CHAT domain-containing protein; this translates as MRFFTIVILFNFSILSRAQDIRDSLWKMIEVTQDDSVRTSCYMTLIGQYIYFDADSSRLMCEKTISMSEQYNLSTIKPEAYAWMAYIVELNGELDLFKYYSEKALICYRSIGHKVGEAIVLSNLGLYYLRIGNYTESIRKFEASINKSIEVGDSTNIGITYSNISYLYYLQGNLDAAIQAGIKSIELNRIYGNPHTVSISLSNVGAMYNKQKRFDEAIVYFREALLIQETLFDTISMTGTLTNLGELYQLTNKIDSAVSCYNNVLLFCKDGNAPDVKISALSHLTRIYVDFGNLDSANYFAEQHLELAEDLHYADHLVKAYKLSNSVDMRMADSTQVLQRLEKVIAINNLAMEINFNLLTEAEKELYFQTLAYDYELYFSALIHLDQYTDSASIHFYNTVLMNKGFLLKSVSEFRNRILASGDSILIKDYADWTSIQKEMAEQKNILLIDSLKKEANSLEKKMAMHELDGTDYYSSGATNFVDVMNKLNPGEAAIEFVAFKDWYSDEDAGEIRYFALVILNGSNRPLLISLCSGIELGEVLGKYPGNNLEYINSIYGTDEMLQADLYKLIWQPIESVLTGIKTIYFSPAGLLHKVSFAAMRAADGEYLSAKFSLIQLSSTAQIADMKNPQIDKHNNLLMFGGIQFIGKNKQQEVWAYLPGSLSEINTITELSNNKKISAKHYSGDRATETNFTVEAPEFELVHIATHGFFYPLIVNFETDTSLSSQQKPEFRGASYQHAYGQFVVNENPLMRSGLVFANGNDCWLNTDSAGSDGVLTAFEVSNLNLRKNKLMVLSACETGLGDIDETEGVYGLQRAFKIAGSDFLIMSLWQVPDAETVVFMELFYTHLFKHHHIVDAFQHAQHGMQQKYDPYYWAAFVLIQ